A single Streptomyces sannanensis DNA region contains:
- a CDS encoding ABC transporter permease, giving the protein MAARLAASTLLPVNATLGAVLAVLLVTAAGVAAWARLAPDRGRGRAREIVIAGVRAAVQLAAVSALIGWVVRSLPLLFCFLVLMYAVAVRTAGRRITRNRTWWWVALPIGAGVAPVVAALLLTGLVPVKGIALIPVTGILIGGALTATVLGGRRALDELAARRGEVEAGMAIGLLDREARLEVAGPAASDALLPGLDQTRTVGLVTLPGSFVGMLLGGASPLQAGAVQLFVLVALMAVQAIAVAVVVELVARGRLHRDEPSRTLGGAEGE; this is encoded by the coding sequence ATGGCCGCCCGCCTCGCCGCATCCACCCTGCTGCCCGTCAACGCCACCCTCGGGGCCGTACTCGCCGTTCTGCTCGTCACCGCGGCAGGCGTCGCGGCCTGGGCCAGGCTCGCCCCCGACCGCGGGCGCGGCCGGGCGCGCGAGATCGTCATCGCGGGGGTGCGCGCGGCCGTGCAGCTCGCCGCCGTCTCCGCGCTCATCGGGTGGGTGGTGCGGTCCCTGCCACTGCTGTTCTGCTTCCTGGTGTTGATGTACGCGGTCGCTGTACGCACCGCGGGGCGCCGTATCACCCGTAACCGCACCTGGTGGTGGGTCGCCCTGCCGATCGGCGCGGGAGTCGCGCCCGTCGTCGCCGCGCTGCTGCTCACCGGCCTCGTACCGGTCAAGGGCATCGCGCTGATCCCCGTCACCGGCATCCTCATCGGCGGCGCGCTCACCGCGACCGTGCTCGGCGGGCGGCGCGCACTCGACGAGCTCGCGGCCCGGCGCGGCGAGGTCGAGGCCGGGATGGCGATCGGGCTGCTCGACCGTGAGGCCAGGCTGGAGGTCGCGGGGCCGGCGGCCTCCGACGCGCTGCTGCCCGGGCTCGACCAGACCAGGACTGTGGGGCTCGTCACACTTCCCGGCTCGTTCGTCGGCATGCTGCTGGGCGGGGCGTCACCGCTGCAGGCAGGGGCGGTTCAGCTGTTCGTGCTGGTCGCGCTAATGGCGGTGCAGGCGATCGCGGTCGCCGTGGTGGTGGAGTTGGTGGCGCGGGGACGGCTTCACCGCGACGAGCCGTCCCGTACCCTGGGTGGTGCAGAAGGGGAGTAG
- a CDS encoding TMEM165/GDT1 family protein: MISFTVMAITFGVVFLAELPDKTALAGLMLGTRYRASYVFAGVAAAFAVHVTLAVAAGSVLTLLPHRLLQAIVGVLFLAGAAMLLLKKGDDDEEVKQPADQSFWKVSGAGFMLILVAEFGDLTQIMTANLAARYDDPLSVGLGAVLALWSVAGLGILGGRTLMKYVPLRLITKVAAVVMLALAGFSLYEAIAG; the protein is encoded by the coding sequence GTGATCAGCTTCACCGTCATGGCGATCACCTTCGGCGTTGTCTTCCTTGCCGAACTGCCCGACAAGACCGCCCTGGCCGGGCTGATGCTCGGCACCCGTTACCGCGCGTCCTATGTCTTCGCGGGTGTCGCCGCCGCCTTCGCCGTCCACGTCACGCTCGCCGTCGCCGCGGGCAGCGTGCTCACCCTGCTGCCGCACCGGCTGCTCCAGGCCATCGTCGGGGTGCTCTTCCTCGCGGGCGCGGCCATGCTGCTGCTGAAGAAGGGGGACGACGACGAGGAGGTCAAGCAGCCCGCCGACCAGTCCTTCTGGAAGGTCTCGGGCGCGGGCTTCATGCTCATCCTGGTCGCGGAGTTCGGTGATCTGACGCAGATCATGACGGCCAACCTGGCCGCCCGCTACGACGACCCGCTGTCGGTCGGCCTCGGTGCGGTGCTCGCCCTGTGGTCGGTCGCGGGACTGGGCATCCTGGGCGGCCGGACGCTGATGAAGTACGTGCCGCTGCGGCTGATCACCAAGGTGGCGGCCGTGGTGATGCTGGCGCTGGCCGGATTCAGCCTGTACGAGGCGATCGCGGGCTGA
- a CDS encoding peptidoglycan-binding protein has product MAAAEDFDPLRIRPYVRLPEPLPADTRLTPPRLGRAVEGVPAPRVTRVLPAAGAVGAGGRHRTATGAVRSGLRRRHREFAGLAAGVAAAAALGTSAVTGGLLAGDGGGTDLAVPDFGSRVSAPDPGPVEESTDTAAPVPGSAQRQPGEQAGGPARADRAEAPGGSAGSAGGYARATGPGGPMATPSVSMPPVVPLTEVPVDPLAPVAPPSAAKETSGVIPMAAEDEPTPPEAMLPPPVALVPQPSLHPGDDGAEVEELQLRLAQLGLFHGRADGVYGKRVEKAVRAYQSYMAVTSDPSGVYGPETRRWLEAATVEPSMK; this is encoded by the coding sequence ATGGCGGCGGCAGAGGACTTCGACCCCCTGCGCATACGCCCGTACGTACGGCTGCCCGAGCCACTGCCCGCCGACACCCGGCTGACGCCGCCGCGGCTCGGCCGGGCCGTGGAGGGGGTCCCCGCGCCGCGGGTCACCCGCGTGCTGCCAGCGGCCGGCGCCGTCGGTGCCGGCGGCCGGCATCGCACCGCCACGGGGGCCGTACGGAGCGGGCTGCGAAGGCGTCACCGCGAGTTCGCCGGGCTCGCCGCCGGCGTGGCCGCGGCCGCCGCGCTCGGCACCTCGGCCGTCACCGGGGGGCTGCTGGCCGGCGACGGCGGCGGCACGGACCTGGCCGTACCGGACTTCGGCAGCAGAGTGTCCGCCCCCGATCCGGGGCCGGTGGAGGAGTCCACGGACACGGCGGCGCCGGTGCCGGGTTCGGCGCAGCGGCAGCCCGGGGAGCAGGCCGGCGGGCCCGCCCGGGCGGATCGTGCGGAGGCGCCCGGCGGCTCGGCAGGGTCGGCGGGCGGGTATGCGCGTGCGACGGGGCCCGGGGGGCCGATGGCCACCCCGTCCGTCAGCATGCCGCCGGTCGTGCCGCTGACGGAGGTGCCGGTGGACCCGCTCGCACCGGTCGCGCCGCCGTCCGCGGCCAAGGAGACGTCGGGTGTGATTCCGATGGCCGCCGAGGACGAGCCGACCCCGCCCGAGGCGATGCTCCCGCCCCCGGTGGCCCTGGTTCCGCAACCGTCGTTGCATCCCGGGGACGACGGCGCCGAGGTCGAGGAGCTCCAGTTGCGGCTGGCCCAGCTGGGCCTGTTCCACGGACGGGCCGACGGCGTGTACGGCAAGCGGGTGGAAAAGGCGGTGCGGGCGTATCAGTCCTACATGGCCGTCACCAGCGACCCCTCGGGCGTCTACGGCCCGGAAACGCGCCGCTGGCTGGAGGCGGCGACGGTGGAGCCGTCCATGAAGTGA
- a CDS encoding DoxX family protein yields the protein MPTLTERIETAQPYALTLFRIVTGLLFACHGAASLFGVLGGAMGGGTVPTGAWPGWYAAVIQLVCGALVLAGLFTRAAAFLASGSMAYAYFSVHQPEALWPLQNGGESSAMYCWAFLLLVFTGPGALAVDQLLGGRRSSGPAVKTDTPEAVGV from the coding sequence ATGCCCACCCTGACCGAGCGCATAGAGACCGCGCAGCCGTACGCCCTCACCCTCTTCCGCATCGTCACCGGACTGCTCTTCGCCTGCCACGGCGCCGCCTCGCTGTTCGGCGTGCTCGGCGGCGCGATGGGCGGCGGCACCGTCCCCACGGGCGCCTGGCCCGGCTGGTACGCGGCCGTGATCCAGCTCGTCTGCGGCGCCCTGGTCCTGGCCGGCCTGTTCACGCGCGCCGCCGCGTTCCTCGCCTCCGGCTCCATGGCGTATGCCTACTTCTCCGTGCACCAGCCCGAGGCCCTGTGGCCGCTGCAGAACGGCGGCGAGTCCTCCGCGATGTACTGCTGGGCCTTCCTGCTGCTGGTCTTCACCGGCCCGGGCGCCCTGGCCGTCGATCAGCTGCTGGGCGGCCGCCGCTCAAGCGGTCCCGCCGTGAAGACCGACACCCCCGAGGCCGTCGGCGTCTGA
- a CDS encoding HAD-IA family hydrolase — MKATALLLDMDGTLVNSDAVVERVWRRWAEEHGLDPEKALEVVHGRQGYATMAVLLPDRPMEQNHADNRVLLARETADMDGVVPVGGAPEFMASLAGIPHALVTSADEQLARARMAAAGLPMPGVRVTAERVGASKPDPEGFLKGAAELGFAPADCVAFEDSGAGIAAARAAGMRVVGVGPRAAVHAPDVHVPDLTAVRVAADGDGALRLTF, encoded by the coding sequence ATGAAGGCCACCGCCCTCCTCCTCGACATGGACGGCACCCTCGTCAACTCCGACGCCGTCGTGGAACGCGTCTGGCGCCGCTGGGCCGAGGAACACGGGCTGGACCCGGAGAAGGCACTCGAGGTCGTCCATGGACGACAGGGATACGCCACGATGGCCGTGCTGCTCCCGGACCGCCCCATGGAGCAGAACCACGCCGACAACCGCGTCCTCCTGGCCCGGGAGACCGCCGACATGGACGGCGTCGTGCCGGTCGGGGGCGCTCCGGAGTTCATGGCCTCCCTCGCCGGGATCCCGCACGCCCTCGTCACCTCGGCCGACGAGCAGCTCGCCCGGGCCCGTATGGCCGCGGCCGGGCTGCCGATGCCCGGCGTACGGGTCACCGCGGAACGCGTCGGCGCCAGCAAGCCCGATCCCGAGGGCTTCCTCAAGGGCGCCGCGGAACTGGGCTTCGCGCCCGCCGACTGCGTCGCTTTCGAGGACTCCGGGGCGGGCATCGCGGCGGCCCGCGCGGCCGGTATGCGCGTGGTGGGCGTGGGCCCCCGCGCGGCGGTCCACGCTCCGGATGTCCATGTCCCCGACCTCACCGCGGTCCGTGTCGCGGCGGACGGGGACGGCGCGCTGCGGCTCACGTTCTGA
- a CDS encoding HNH endonuclease family protein, translating into MSRIYARRIARLSAVAASAVLAVAASLLTAPAAQAAPPTPVDAATARSYLAALTVKAEGSTTGYSRDLFPHWSTQSGTCNTREVVLKRDGVNVVQDTNCAAVSGSWYSEYDGATWSAASDVDIDHVVPLAESWRSGANGWTTSKRQQFANDLTRPQLIAVTDNVNQAKGDLDPAKWMPPRTAYRCTYARMWVHVKHYWGLSVDTAEKSALQSVLNGC; encoded by the coding sequence ATGTCTCGCATCTACGCGCGTCGAATAGCCCGTCTGTCCGCAGTCGCCGCCTCCGCCGTACTCGCCGTCGCGGCGAGCCTGCTGACCGCCCCCGCCGCCCAGGCGGCCCCGCCCACCCCGGTGGACGCCGCCACCGCCCGCTCCTACCTCGCCGCGCTGACCGTGAAGGCCGAGGGCTCCACGACCGGTTACAGCCGCGACCTCTTCCCGCACTGGAGCACCCAGTCCGGCACCTGCAACACCCGCGAGGTGGTCCTCAAGCGCGACGGCGTCAATGTCGTCCAGGACACCAACTGCGCGGCGGTCAGCGGCAGCTGGTACTCCGAGTACGACGGCGCCACCTGGTCCGCCGCCTCCGACGTCGACATCGACCACGTCGTCCCGCTCGCCGAGTCCTGGCGTTCCGGCGCGAACGGCTGGACCACCTCAAAGCGCCAGCAGTTCGCCAACGACCTGACCCGCCCGCAGCTCATCGCCGTCACCGACAACGTCAACCAGGCCAAGGGCGACCTCGACCCGGCGAAGTGGATGCCGCCGCGCACCGCCTACCGCTGCACGTACGCCCGCATGTGGGTCCATGTGAAGCACTACTGGGGCCTGTCCGTCGACACCGCCGAGAAGTCCGCGCTCCAGTCCGTCCTCAACGGCTGCTGA
- a CDS encoding MDR family MFS transporter: protein MAQDVSTPAVIPAPGGGRGRGGVMVPIGALLLGMLLAALDQTIVSTALPTIVSELGGLQHLSWVVTAYMLASTAATPLWGKLGDQYGRKKLFQTAVLIFLIGSALCGVAQGMSQLIAFRALQGLGGGGLMVLSMAIVGDLVPPRERGRYQGLFGAVFGASSVLGPLLGGLFTEHLSWRWVFYINLPVGIVALLVIATALRIPVRAAQHTIDYLGTFLIASVATCLVLVASLGGTTWAWDSPQIIGSALLGVGLLVAFLYVERRAVEPVLPLRLFRIRTFTLVSVISFVVGFAMFGAMVYLPTFLQIVHGISPTLSGVHMLPMVLGMLITSTVSGQIVSRTGRWKVFPLAGTGVTALGLLLLHQLTETTGVREMSVYFFVFGAGLGMVIQVLVLAVQNAVSYEDLGVATSGATFFRSIGASFGVAIFGTVFTNRLGDKLAAALAGRNLPPGTGHALAADPRRIAGLPAALRPTVLHAFATSITDVFLYAAPVVILAFVVALFLKEDPLRASVTAPEVSETIASNPVERSSYDECARALSVLGSREGRREVYEKITERAGYDLLPAASWLLLRIRRHGTAEPALLAEDTSVPLRIITEAARQLEERRLTTRQGIRLVLTEIGVEVSNRLARAREESLAELLGDWWGPERPTDLVQLVEELTAELCGSDEERPRRPEPKRDHAAP, encoded by the coding sequence ATGGCGCAGGACGTGAGCACCCCGGCCGTCATCCCCGCCCCCGGAGGAGGCAGGGGACGGGGCGGTGTGATGGTGCCGATCGGCGCGCTGCTGCTGGGCATGCTGCTCGCCGCGCTCGACCAGACGATCGTTTCGACCGCCCTTCCCACGATCGTCAGCGAACTGGGCGGCCTGCAGCATCTGTCGTGGGTCGTCACCGCGTACATGCTGGCCTCGACGGCCGCGACCCCGCTGTGGGGCAAGCTCGGCGACCAGTACGGCCGCAAGAAGCTCTTCCAGACCGCAGTCCTGATCTTCCTGATCGGCTCGGCGCTGTGCGGCGTCGCCCAGGGCATGTCGCAGCTCATCGCCTTCCGCGCGCTGCAGGGTCTGGGCGGCGGCGGACTGATGGTGCTGTCGATGGCCATCGTCGGCGACCTCGTCCCGCCGCGCGAGCGGGGCAGGTACCAGGGCCTGTTCGGTGCGGTCTTCGGCGCGAGCAGTGTGCTCGGACCGCTGCTCGGCGGACTGTTCACCGAACATCTCAGCTGGCGCTGGGTGTTCTACATCAACCTCCCCGTGGGCATCGTCGCGCTGCTCGTCATCGCCACCGCGCTGCGCATCCCGGTACGGGCCGCCCAGCACACCATCGACTACCTCGGCACCTTCCTGATCGCGTCCGTGGCCACCTGTCTGGTCCTGGTCGCGTCCCTCGGCGGCACCACCTGGGCGTGGGACTCGCCGCAGATCATCGGGTCGGCGCTGCTCGGCGTGGGCCTGCTGGTGGCGTTCCTGTACGTGGAGCGGCGCGCCGTGGAGCCCGTACTGCCGCTGAGGCTGTTCCGGATCAGGACCTTCACCCTGGTCTCCGTCATCAGCTTCGTCGTCGGCTTCGCGATGTTCGGGGCGATGGTCTATCTGCCGACGTTCCTCCAGATCGTCCACGGCATCTCGCCCACCCTGTCGGGCGTGCACATGCTGCCGATGGTGCTGGGCATGCTGATCACCTCGACCGTGTCCGGGCAGATCGTCAGCCGCACGGGCCGGTGGAAGGTGTTCCCCCTCGCCGGGACCGGCGTCACCGCCCTCGGCCTGCTTCTGCTGCACCAGCTGACGGAGACCACCGGCGTCCGGGAGATGAGCGTCTACTTCTTCGTCTTCGGCGCCGGACTCGGCATGGTGATACAAGTGCTGGTCCTGGCCGTCCAGAACGCCGTCTCGTACGAGGACCTGGGTGTCGCGACCTCCGGAGCCACCTTCTTCCGCTCCATCGGGGCCTCCTTCGGGGTCGCGATCTTCGGCACGGTCTTCACCAACCGCCTCGGAGACAAACTGGCCGCCGCTCTCGCCGGACGGAATCTGCCGCCCGGCACCGGCCACGCTCTCGCCGCCGACCCCCGTCGGATCGCCGGGCTCCCGGCCGCCCTGCGCCCGACGGTGCTGCACGCGTTTGCCACGTCCATCACCGACGTCTTCCTCTATGCGGCACCGGTCGTGATCCTGGCCTTCGTCGTGGCCCTCTTCCTGAAGGAGGACCCGCTGCGCGCCTCCGTCACCGCCCCCGAGGTCAGCGAGACCATCGCCTCCAACCCCGTCGAACGCTCCTCGTACGACGAATGCGCCCGGGCCCTGTCCGTACTGGGCTCGCGCGAGGGCCGCCGTGAGGTCTACGAGAAGATCACCGAGCGGGCCGGGTACGACCTGCTGCCCGCCGCGAGCTGGCTGCTGCTGCGCATCCGGCGCCACGGCACGGCGGAACCGGCACTGCTCGCGGAGGACACGTCCGTACCCCTGCGGATCATCACCGAGGCCGCCCGCCAGCTCGAGGAACGGCGTCTCACCACCCGGCAGGGGATCCGCCTGGTCCTGACCGAGATAGGCGTCGAGGTATCGAACCGCCTGGCGAGGGCCCGCGAGGAGTCCCTCGCGGAACTGCTCGGCGACTGGTGGGGCCCCGAGCGTCCCACCGATCTGGTGCAGCTCGTCGAGGAGCTCACCGCCGAACTGTGCGGCTCCGACGAGGAACGGCCGCGCCGCCCCGAACCGAAACGGGACCACGCGGCGCCGTGA
- a CDS encoding DUF2277 domain-containing protein, whose amino-acid sequence MCRSIKTLRPPVLPEEATDDDIRAAALQYVRKVSGFRAPAAHNQEVFDRAVDEVAEATRKLLEGLEIRGVPVRQPERARAGA is encoded by the coding sequence ATGTGCCGCAGCATCAAGACGCTTCGCCCGCCCGTCCTCCCCGAGGAGGCCACCGACGACGACATCAGAGCAGCCGCACTGCAGTACGTGCGGAAGGTGTCCGGCTTCCGCGCGCCCGCCGCGCACAACCAGGAGGTGTTCGACCGGGCGGTGGACGAAGTGGCCGAGGCGACCAGGAAGCTGCTGGAGGGTCTGGAGATCCGCGGGGTGCCGGTCAGGCAGCCGGAGCGGGCTCGGGCCGGCGCATGA
- a CDS encoding DedA family protein, translating to MLESVEALTGSPWIYAVVAVSIVLDVFLPVMPSGVLVITAATAAAAGSATVPHRVPDILALTLCAATASVFGDMVAYRLARRGGERLDRAIARSRRLTTAQQRLGTALSRGGGILVVIARFAPAGRSVVSLGAGAAQRKVKEFLPWSALAGVAWAGYSVGLGYFGGQWLGTTWLGTALSVLALFAAGSLAAYVMRRPEPAPAA from the coding sequence GTGCTGGAGAGTGTGGAGGCCTTGACCGGCAGCCCATGGATCTACGCCGTCGTGGCGGTCTCGATCGTCCTCGATGTGTTCCTGCCCGTCATGCCGAGCGGAGTCCTGGTCATCACGGCCGCCACCGCGGCCGCCGCGGGCTCGGCCACCGTCCCCCACCGGGTCCCCGACATCCTGGCGCTGACGCTGTGCGCCGCCACCGCCTCCGTATTCGGCGACATGGTCGCGTACCGGCTGGCCCGGCGCGGCGGCGAACGCCTGGACCGGGCCATCGCCCGCTCCCGCCGGCTCACCACCGCTCAGCAGCGCCTCGGCACCGCCCTCAGCCGGGGCGGCGGCATCCTCGTCGTCATAGCCCGCTTCGCCCCGGCCGGCCGCTCGGTCGTCTCACTGGGCGCGGGCGCGGCCCAGCGCAAGGTGAAGGAATTCCTGCCCTGGTCGGCCCTGGCGGGCGTGGCCTGGGCCGGTTACAGCGTGGGGCTCGGCTACTTCGGCGGCCAGTGGCTCGGCACGACCTGGCTGGGCACGGCACTCTCGGTGCTCGCCCTCTTCGCGGCCGGCTCGCTCGCGGCATACGTCATGCGCCGGCCCGAGCCCGCTCCGGCTGCCTGA